From Clostridia bacterium, a single genomic window includes:
- a CDS encoding D-alanyl-D-alanine carboxypeptidase family protein, with the protein MIFNGKQLSVSTNTISVDEAEMVPLNTMAYLTGINTRINPKEKTVVLKNNKIDLEIEIGSSHMIVNGEDVDTGIAIPLINNIVYIPADFVEIASGGTVTWDGKSKRMASVIDPDLYLPDSASDNTASKTQKLSINISKSAFIGNLVLVNKSNPVSDKFIPDGLISALDKNKKYLIPCKTSSVKLKKEAMDAAVNMFKAANNAKLKNLIVSNGYRSYGLQSSYYNKKINAYKKIYTAKQAVEKASLIVAPPGKSEHQTGLAIDVTTKKMLKSKQGLTQGFSSTPEGKWVNQNSWKYGYIVRYQADKTKITGIISEPWHLRYVGLPHSEIMNKKKMCLEEYLEYIAKSGHISFKTVSGSEYEIFYINVPAYIETLSLIYTAKEKYDVSSYGKSGFIITKAVKK; encoded by the coding sequence TTGATTTTTAATGGAAAGCAGCTCTCTGTAAGCACAAATACGATTTCTGTAGACGAAGCAGAAATGGTACCTTTAAATACCATGGCTTATCTTACCGGTATAAATACTCGAATCAATCCAAAAGAGAAGACTGTTGTTTTAAAAAATAATAAAATTGATCTTGAAATAGAAATAGGAAGCAGTCATATGATAGTAAATGGCGAGGATGTAGATACAGGTATTGCTATTCCTTTAATAAACAATATTGTCTATATTCCAGCTGACTTTGTAGAAATAGCCTCCGGTGGAACAGTAACCTGGGATGGAAAGTCAAAAAGAATGGCTTCTGTTATTGACCCAGATTTATATTTACCTGATTCTGCATCGGATAATACAGCCAGTAAAACTCAGAAGTTAAGCATAAATATCAGTAAGTCTGCATTTATCGGTAATCTTGTACTGGTTAACAAATCCAATCCTGTATCCGATAAGTTTATACCTGACGGTCTCATAAGCGCACTTGATAAGAATAAGAAGTACCTAATACCTTGCAAGACCTCCAGTGTTAAACTAAAAAAAGAAGCGATGGATGCTGCTGTAAACATGTTTAAAGCTGCAAATAACGCAAAGCTCAAAAATCTTATAGTATCAAATGGTTACAGGTCATATGGCCTGCAAAGTTCTTACTACAACAAAAAAATCAATGCATATAAAAAGATTTATACTGCAAAGCAAGCTGTGGAAAAGGCCTCCTTGATAGTTGCTCCCCCGGGAAAAAGCGAGCATCAGACAGGATTGGCAATCGATGTCACTACAAAAAAAATGCTCAAATCCAAGCAAGGATTAACTCAAGGTTTTTCATCCACACCAGAAGGCAAGTGGGTTAATCAAAACTCCTGGAAATATGGCTATATTGTACGCTATCAGGCGGATAAGACAAAAATAACAGGTATAATATCCGAACCCTGGCACTTAAGGTATGTAGGTCTTCCACACTCGGAAATTATGAATAAGAAAAAAATGTGTCTTGAAGAATATCTGGAGTACATTGCTAAATCGGGTCATATTTCATTCAAAACTGTTTCCGGGTCTGAGTACGAGATATTCTATATAAATGTGCCTGCCTATATAGAAACACTATCCTTAATCTATACGGCCAAAGAGAAATATGATGTCTCTTCATATGGAAAGAGTGGTTTTATTATAACTAAAGCAGTAAAAAAATAG
- a CDS encoding ABC transporter ATP-binding protein: MISINNLSKSYNKGMVKAVDNLNLEIKRGEIFGFLGPNGAGKTTTIKMIVGLLNPDGGSIIINGFDNQKQTIEAKRSISYVPDNPDLFDRLTGIEYLNFMADVYQVPSQVRKERMNTFLEMFSLQDAAGDLIKSFSHGMKQKIALAGALIHDPVVWILDEPMVGLDPKSAHLVKELMRKHCERGNTVFFSTHVLEVAEKLCDRIGIINKGKLVAMGTMEELRQGDQAESLEKIFLELTEG; the protein is encoded by the coding sequence ATGATTAGCATTAACAACCTCTCTAAAAGCTACAATAAAGGTATGGTTAAAGCTGTTGATAATCTGAATCTGGAAATAAAGCGGGGGGAAATATTCGGATTTTTAGGCCCGAATGGTGCAGGTAAAACTACTACTATCAAAATGATTGTAGGGCTTTTAAATCCTGATGGAGGCAGCATCATTATTAATGGTTTTGATAACCAAAAACAGACAATCGAAGCAAAAAGAAGTATAAGCTACGTACCGGATAATCCAGATTTGTTTGACAGGCTTACAGGTATTGAATACCTGAATTTTATGGCGGATGTATATCAGGTTCCTTCACAGGTCAGAAAGGAACGCATGAATACTTTTCTTGAAATGTTCAGTTTACAAGATGCTGCTGGAGACCTTATAAAAAGCTTTTCACACGGTATGAAGCAGAAAATAGCTCTTGCAGGAGCCCTGATACATGACCCTGTTGTTTGGATACTTGATGAACCAATGGTAGGACTTGATCCAAAATCAGCACATCTTGTAAAGGAATTAATGAGAAAACACTGTGAAAGGGGTAACACAGTATTCTTTTCAACCCATGTGCTGGAGGTAGCAGAAAAACTTTGTGACAGAATAGGCATTATAAACAAGGGAAAACTGGTTGCAATGGGAACCATGGAGGAATTAAGACAGGGAGATCAGGCAGAATCTCTGGAAAAAATCTTTTTGGAGTTGACTGAAGGATGA
- a CDS encoding (deoxy)nucleoside triphosphate pyrophosphohydrolase, whose product MSEIHVVGAAIVNNDKVLAVQRSAAMQSPLKWEFAGGKVEKGETHIDALKREMQEELGIEIKVNGFLAAGSSEIGENKIMLHVYECEILHGEPVLKEHVKLEWVDIDELLIYDWAEADIPACKALMKRYGVICDC is encoded by the coding sequence ATGAGTGAAATACATGTTGTTGGTGCGGCAATAGTAAATAATGATAAAGTTCTTGCAGTACAGAGGTCTGCTGCTATGCAGTCACCCCTCAAGTGGGAATTTGCAGGAGGTAAGGTTGAAAAAGGTGAAACACATATTGATGCACTTAAAAGGGAAATGCAGGAGGAATTAGGGATCGAAATAAAGGTAAATGGTTTTCTGGCTGCAGGAAGTTCTGAAATAGGAGAAAACAAAATCATGCTGCATGTTTATGAATGTGAAATTCTGCATGGTGAACCTGTTTTAAAGGAACATGTAAAGCTTGAATGGGTCGATATTGACGAATTGTTGATATATGACTGGGCAGAGGCTGATATTCCTGCATGTAAGGCGCTGATGAAGAGGTATGGTGTAATTTGTGATTGTTAA
- a CDS encoding NADH-dependent [FeFe] hydrogenase, group A6, with the protein MEMVSITIDSRKIQVPKDYTVLEAARHANVSIPTLCFLKEINEIGACRMCVVEIQGAKSLQAACVYPVSEGLVINTQTPAVREARKVTLELILSNHEKKCLTCVRSRNCELQKLAEDLNIQDIRFEGESAKLPLDKVSPSIVRDPNKCVLCRRCVSMCKNIQTVSVIDTMERGFKTIVSSAFGKSLNEVPCAMCGQCINVCPVGALREKDDTDKVWEALANKELHVVVQTAPAVRVALGEEFGMPIGSRVTSNMIAALRRLGFAKVFDTDTAADLTIMEEGTELIERIKNGGKLPLITSCSPGWIKFCEHNYPEFLDNLSSCKSPHQMFGAVLKSYYAQKMGIDPSKIFVVSIMPCTAKKFEAQRPELSSTGYADVDVVLTTRELAKMIKEAGIDFAELPERHFDDPMGEATGAAVIFGATGGVMEAALRTVAEILSGGKVAAIEYEAVRGTEGIKEATVEAGGMKLKAAVAHGLGNARKLLESIKEGEAEYHFVEIMACPGGCVNGGGQPIQPAQVRSWVDLRKERAKAIYEEDREAPIRKSHENPKIKMLYDEFFEKPGSHKSHDLLHTHYQKRENYPEK; encoded by the coding sequence ATGGAAATGGTAAGTATTACAATAGACAGTAGAAAGATTCAGGTTCCTAAGGATTATACGGTATTGGAAGCTGCAAGACATGCAAACGTATCTATACCGACACTTTGCTTCCTTAAGGAAATAAATGAAATTGGCGCATGCAGAATGTGCGTAGTTGAAATACAAGGGGCAAAAAGCTTACAGGCTGCATGCGTGTATCCTGTATCGGAAGGACTTGTTATAAATACTCAGACTCCGGCAGTAAGAGAAGCAAGGAAGGTGACTCTTGAGCTAATACTGTCAAATCATGAGAAGAAGTGCCTTACATGTGTAAGAAGCAGAAACTGTGAGCTGCAAAAGCTTGCTGAAGATTTGAACATACAGGATATAAGGTTTGAGGGTGAATCAGCAAAACTTCCTTTGGATAAAGTATCGCCTTCTATAGTCAGAGATCCAAACAAATGCGTATTATGCAGGCGTTGTGTAAGTATGTGTAAGAACATACAGACTGTGTCAGTAATCGACACAATGGAAAGAGGCTTTAAGACTATAGTATCGTCTGCCTTTGGTAAATCACTGAACGAGGTTCCTTGTGCAATGTGTGGACAATGTATAAATGTATGTCCTGTTGGGGCTCTTCGTGAGAAGGATGATACAGATAAAGTCTGGGAAGCACTTGCAAACAAGGAGCTGCATGTAGTTGTGCAGACAGCTCCTGCGGTAAGAGTTGCTTTAGGCGAGGAATTCGGAATGCCAATCGGTTCAAGGGTAACAAGCAATATGATTGCAGCATTGAGACGCCTTGGATTTGCAAAGGTATTCGATACAGACACAGCTGCCGATCTCACAATCATGGAAGAGGGTACGGAGCTCATTGAAAGAATTAAGAATGGTGGTAAGCTGCCTTTGATAACTTCATGCAGTCCGGGATGGATTAAGTTCTGTGAGCATAACTATCCAGAATTCCTTGATAACCTTTCAAGCTGTAAATCACCGCATCAAATGTTTGGTGCTGTATTAAAATCGTATTATGCACAAAAAATGGGAATAGATCCTTCAAAGATATTTGTTGTTTCAATCATGCCTTGTACAGCTAAGAAATTTGAGGCTCAGAGACCGGAACTTTCTTCAACTGGGTACGCAGATGTAGATGTTGTATTGACTACCAGAGAGCTGGCTAAGATGATAAAAGAAGCAGGTATTGACTTTGCGGAACTTCCTGAAAGACATTTTGACGATCCTATGGGAGAAGCTACCGGTGCAGCAGTTATATTTGGTGCAACAGGCGGTGTTATGGAAGCCGCTCTCAGAACTGTAGCTGAGATCCTTAGCGGCGGTAAGGTAGCAGCGATTGAGTATGAAGCTGTAAGGGGTACGGAAGGTATTAAAGAGGCCACTGTAGAAGCTGGCGGTATGAAGCTGAAGGCTGCTGTAGCACATGGGCTTGGAAATGCAAGAAAACTGCTTGAGAGTATAAAAGAAGGAGAGGCAGAATACCATTTTGTTGAAATTATGGCATGTCCGGGCGGATGTGTAAATGGTGGAGGTCAGCCTATACAGCCTGCACAGGTCAGAAGCTGGGTAGATCTCAGAAAAGAAAGAGCAAAGGCAATTTATGAGGAAGATCGTGAAGCTCCAATAAGGAAATCACATGAAAATCCTAAAATTAAGATGCTTTATGATGAATTCTTTGAAAAGCCGGGTAGCCATAAATCTCATGACCTTTTGCATACTCACTATCAAAAGAGAGAAAACTACCCTGAGAAATAA
- the nuoF gene encoding NADH-quinone oxidoreductase subunit NuoF — MQLYRAHVLVCGGTGCTSSNSEKIITELGTQLAKNKLENEVKVVRTGCFGLCAEGPIVVVYPEGAMYTMVQLGDIKEIVEEHLLKGRIVKRLLAGDKEQADITKSLEGVDFFTKQLRVALRNCGIINPEEIDEYIAYDGYKALAKVLTEMKPEEVIDTVKKSGLRGRGGAGFPTGLKWEFASKSQNDQKYVCCNADEGDPGAFMDRSVLEGDPHSLIEAMAIAGYAIGSNQGYIYVRAEYPIAVKRLQIAIDQAKDYGILGKNIFGTDFSFDLEIRLGAGAFVCGEETALMTSIEGKRGEPRPRPPFPAVKGLWQKPTILNNVETYANIPVIFLKGPEWFASMGTEKSKGTKVFAVGGKINNTGLVEIPMGTTLREIVYDIGGGIPNGKKFKAAQTGGPSGGCIPAELIDTPIDYDSLIQIGSMMGSGGLIVMDEDTCMVDIAKFFLEFTVEESCGKCPPCRIGTKRMYEILERITEGKGEEGDIEKLEILAKNIKASALCGLGQTAPNPILSTLRYFKDEYMAHVNERKCPAGVCKSMTQFVINAERCKSCGICAKVCPANCISGEKKVPYVIQQDKCLKCGACMEKCPFKAIFKNH, encoded by the coding sequence ATGCAACTTTATAGAGCGCATGTTCTGGTTTGTGGTGGTACAGGTTGTACATCCTCAAATTCAGAAAAGATAATAACTGAACTAGGAACACAATTAGCAAAAAATAAACTGGAAAACGAAGTGAAAGTAGTAAGAACCGGATGTTTCGGTCTATGTGCTGAAGGCCCCATAGTTGTTGTTTATCCTGAAGGTGCTATGTATACAATGGTTCAGTTAGGGGATATAAAGGAAATTGTTGAGGAGCATCTCTTAAAGGGCAGAATTGTAAAAAGATTACTTGCTGGTGATAAAGAACAGGCAGATATTACAAAGTCGCTTGAGGGTGTAGACTTCTTTACAAAACAGTTAAGGGTTGCCTTAAGGAACTGTGGAATTATAAATCCTGAGGAAATAGATGAGTATATAGCATATGACGGTTATAAGGCTTTAGCCAAAGTGTTAACCGAAATGAAGCCTGAAGAGGTAATAGATACTGTTAAGAAGTCCGGCCTTAGAGGAAGAGGTGGCGCAGGATTTCCTACAGGTCTGAAATGGGAGTTTGCAAGCAAATCCCAGAATGATCAGAAATATGTTTGCTGTAATGCTGACGAAGGTGATCCTGGAGCATTCATGGACAGAAGTGTTCTCGAAGGAGACCCTCATTCATTAATAGAGGCAATGGCTATTGCAGGTTATGCGATAGGTTCAAATCAGGGATATATATATGTTAGAGCAGAGTATCCGATTGCAGTAAAGAGACTTCAGATCGCTATAGATCAGGCTAAGGATTATGGTATTCTCGGTAAAAACATATTTGGAACAGATTTTAGCTTTGACCTTGAAATCAGGTTGGGTGCAGGTGCCTTCGTATGTGGAGAAGAAACAGCTCTGATGACTTCGATCGAAGGAAAGAGGGGCGAACCGAGACCAAGACCTCCGTTCCCAGCAGTAAAAGGTTTATGGCAAAAGCCAACAATTTTGAACAATGTTGAAACTTATGCTAATATTCCGGTAATTTTCCTTAAAGGTCCGGAATGGTTTGCAAGCATGGGTACTGAAAAGAGTAAGGGTACCAAGGTTTTTGCAGTCGGCGGTAAGATAAACAACACCGGATTGGTTGAAATTCCTATGGGTACAACTCTCAGAGAAATAGTATATGATATCGGCGGTGGCATTCCCAACGGAAAGAAGTTCAAGGCTGCTCAGACGGGCGGACCTTCAGGCGGGTGCATACCTGCTGAGTTGATAGATACACCAATAGATTATGATTCATTGATACAGATAGGTTCCATGATGGGTTCAGGTGGACTTATCGTAATGGATGAAGATACATGTATGGTTGATATTGCGAAATTCTTCCTTGAATTTACGGTTGAGGAATCCTGTGGTAAGTGTCCTCCATGCCGTATAGGTACAAAGAGAATGTATGAAATTCTGGAAAGAATTACAGAAGGAAAAGGTGAAGAAGGGGATATAGAAAAGCTTGAGATTCTGGCCAAAAACATAAAGGCATCTGCACTTTGTGGATTGGGACAGACTGCCCCTAACCCTATACTCAGTACTTTGAGATACTTCAAAGATGAATATATGGCTCATGTAAATGAGAGAAAGTGTCCTGCAGGAGTTTGTAAGTCAATGACGCAATTTGTAATTAACGCTGAAAGATGTAAGAGCTGCGGCATTTGTGCAAAAGTATGTCCTGCAAACTGTATAAGCGGTGAAAAGAAAGTACCTTATGTAATACAACAGGATAAATGTCTCAAGTGTGGCGCTTGTATGGAGAAATGTCCGTTCAAGGCAATATTCAAGAATCATTAA
- a CDS encoding (2Fe-2S) ferredoxin domain-containing protein gives MKSIAELEEIRKKTLEQISLRTNKEGLRIVVGMATCGIAAGARPVMNTLLEELKKRNIGNVSVTMTGCIGVCKLEPVIEVINPDGSKVTYVKMDSEKAVRVVAEHIVNGRVCADLTIGASDLK, from the coding sequence ATGAAATCTATAGCTGAATTGGAAGAGATAAGAAAGAAAACACTGGAACAAATCAGCCTGAGAACCAATAAGGAAGGGTTGAGAATAGTTGTTGGTATGGCTACTTGCGGAATTGCTGCCGGAGCAAGACCTGTAATGAATACATTACTCGAAGAATTGAAAAAAAGGAATATAGGCAATGTAAGTGTTACAATGACCGGATGTATAGGTGTTTGTAAGCTTGAACCGGTGATTGAAGTGATAAATCCGGATGGCAGCAAAGTAACTTATGTTAAAATGGATTCGGAAAAAGCTGTGAGAGTCGTAGCTGAACATATTGTAAACGGCAGGGTATGTGCAGACTTGACTATAGGAGCATCAGATCTGAAGTAA
- a CDS encoding ATP-binding protein, producing the protein MKDISLHLTDIIQNSVTAKAGRIKVIIDADQAKDCLKIIVSDDGSGMDKELLAQVTNPFVTTRTTRKVGLGISLFKASAEEAGGKLEIRSEKGKGTELEVSFRISSIDRIPLGDIPETVISTILSNPDIQVELILNSNKESFSFNSSEVKEKLGEVPITEYNVLAWIKEFVNEGIKITFGGVLDEIYS; encoded by the coding sequence ATGAAGGACATATCTTTGCATTTGACTGATATAATACAGAATTCTGTGACAGCCAAGGCAGGCAGAATAAAGGTGATAATAGATGCAGATCAGGCAAAGGATTGCTTGAAAATAATTGTATCGGATGATGGTTCAGGAATGGATAAAGAGCTTTTGGCACAAGTGACAAACCCCTTTGTTACAACAAGGACAACAAGAAAAGTGGGCTTGGGAATCTCTTTATTCAAAGCTTCGGCTGAAGAAGCAGGCGGTAAGCTTGAAATCAGATCGGAAAAGGGTAAAGGGACAGAATTGGAAGTGAGTTTCAGGATAAGCAGTATAGATCGGATTCCTTTGGGTGATATACCTGAAACTGTCATAAGTACTATTCTTTCAAATCCTGATATACAGGTTGAGCTTATATTGAATAGTAACAAAGAAAGTTTTAGCTTTAATTCTTCTGAAGTTAAAGAAAAACTTGGAGAAGTCCCTATCACTGAGTATAATGTACTAGCCTGGATTAAGGAATTCGTTAATGAGGGGATAAAGATTACATTCGGAGGTGTATTAGATGAAATCTATAGCTGA
- the nuoE gene encoding NADH-quinone oxidoreductase subunit NuoE, with protein sequence MSTNNCCCGCVDEKEQKLQEIIEKYKTTRGALIPVLHEAQEVYGYLPMSVQKKISEGLDIPLTEIYGVVTFYTQFSLNPKGKYKVNVCMGTACYVKGSGPILDKLKEKLGIEVGECTEDGKFSLDACRCIGACGLAPVIMVNEDVYGRLVPDDIEGIVEKYKDK encoded by the coding sequence ATGAGTACAAATAACTGCTGCTGTGGATGTGTAGATGAGAAAGAGCAGAAACTGCAGGAAATTATCGAAAAGTACAAAACAACTAGAGGTGCACTTATTCCTGTACTGCATGAAGCACAAGAGGTATACGGGTATCTTCCTATGAGTGTTCAGAAAAAGATATCAGAAGGACTTGATATCCCTCTTACAGAAATTTATGGAGTTGTAACGTTTTATACTCAGTTTTCATTGAATCCAAAAGGAAAATACAAGGTAAATGTTTGCATGGGAACTGCTTGTTATGTAAAAGGTTCCGGACCGATACTTGATAAATTGAAGGAAAAGCTTGGTATTGAGGTTGGTGAATGCACAGAGGACGGCAAATTTTCCCTTGACGCCTGCAGGTGTATAGGTGCTTGTGGATTGGCTCCTGTAATAATGGTAAATGAAGACGTATATGGAAGACTTGTTCCTGATGATATAGAGGGCATAGTAGAAAAATATAAGGATAAATAG
- the metA gene encoding homoserine O-succinyltransferase, with product MPIKIPDNLPAYEILLNENIFVMPEHRAFHQDIRPLKIAILNLMPTKITTETQILRLLGNSPLQVDIVLLHPKTHTSKNTPEEHLIKFYNTFDEIREQKFDGLIITGAPVESMEFEEVDYWDELKEIMDWSYHNVTSTFHICWGAQAGLYHHFGVPKYPLENKMFGIFPHTLNKKNIKLFRGFDDIFYVPHSRHTEIKREDIEKVSELEVLSESQESGVYVVATKDGKQIFVTGHSEYDPLTLKAEYDRDIAKGLDIAVPNNYFPGDDPAEDPLVLWRSHANLLYCNWLNYYVYQETPFNIEDIK from the coding sequence ATGCCGATTAAAATACCGGACAATCTGCCTGCTTATGAAATACTGTTAAATGAAAATATATTTGTAATGCCTGAGCATCGTGCTTTCCATCAGGATATCAGACCGCTTAAAATAGCTATACTTAACCTTATGCCTACTAAAATCACTACCGAAACACAGATACTGAGGTTGCTGGGGAATTCACCCCTACAGGTAGATATAGTACTGCTTCATCCCAAAACTCATACATCAAAAAACACTCCTGAAGAGCATTTAATCAAGTTTTACAATACCTTTGATGAAATCAGGGAACAGAAATTTGATGGGCTTATAATAACGGGTGCACCGGTAGAAAGCATGGAGTTTGAGGAAGTCGATTATTGGGATGAACTTAAAGAGATAATGGACTGGAGCTATCATAATGTCACTTCAACTTTTCATATCTGCTGGGGAGCTCAGGCCGGACTTTACCATCACTTCGGGGTACCCAAATATCCTCTTGAAAATAAGATGTTTGGTATTTTCCCACATACGCTGAATAAGAAAAACATTAAGTTGTTCAGAGGTTTCGATGACATATTTTATGTTCCGCACTCAAGGCATACGGAAATTAAAAGGGAAGATATAGAAAAGGTTTCAGAATTGGAAGTGCTTTCCGAGTCTCAGGAGTCAGGGGTATATGTGGTGGCAACTAAAGACGGAAAACAGATTTTTGTAACAGGTCACTCCGAATATGATCCCCTTACGCTAAAAGCCGAGTATGACAGGGATATAGCGAAGGGACTCGATATAGCCGTACCTAATAATTATTTCCCCGGAGATGATCCTGCTGAGGATCCTCTGGTTCTGTGGAGAAGCCATGCCAATTTATTGTATTGTAACTGGTTGAATTATTATGTCTACCAGGAGACGCCATTTAATATTGAGGACATAAAATAA
- the cysK gene encoding cysteine synthase A has translation MPNIAKNLTDLIGNTPLLELSNYNSSNNIDAKLIAKLEYFNPAGSVKDRIGYAMIKNAEEKGLINKDTVIIEPTSGNTGIALAFVAAARGYKLILTMPDTMSIERRNLLKALGAELVLTPGAEGMKGAIRKAEELAAETQNSYVPQQFKNPANPEIHKRTTAEEIWRDTDGQVDIFVGGVGTGGTITGVGEVLKQKNPDIKIIAVEPNDSPVLSGGNPGAHKIQGIGAGFVPDILNKSVIDEIIKVKNEEAFETSRKLSKSEGLLVGISSGAAAFAATQIAKRPENKGKTIVVLLPDTGERYLSTVLFQES, from the coding sequence ATGCCAAATATAGCTAAAAACTTAACTGACCTTATAGGGAATACTCCGCTATTGGAGCTATCAAATTATAACAGTTCAAATAATATTGACGCAAAGCTCATAGCAAAACTTGAATACTTCAATCCGGCAGGAAGTGTAAAAGACAGAATTGGATATGCAATGATTAAGAATGCTGAAGAAAAGGGTCTGATAAACAAGGATACGGTTATTATTGAACCTACAAGCGGTAATACAGGGATAGCATTGGCTTTTGTTGCAGCAGCAAGAGGATATAAATTAATATTGACTATGCCTGATACGATGAGTATTGAAAGACGGAATCTTCTGAAGGCTTTGGGAGCGGAATTGGTACTTACTCCTGGTGCTGAAGGGATGAAAGGTGCTATTAGGAAGGCTGAAGAGTTAGCTGCGGAAACACAGAATTCATACGTTCCCCAACAGTTTAAAAACCCTGCTAATCCGGAAATTCACAAGAGGACTACTGCAGAGGAAATATGGAGAGATACTGACGGTCAGGTGGATATATTTGTCGGCGGAGTAGGTACAGGTGGGACAATAACTGGAGTGGGAGAAGTACTTAAGCAAAAAAATCCTGATATAAAAATAATTGCAGTTGAACCAAATGATTCACCAGTATTGTCCGGAGGCAACCCCGGAGCTCATAAAATTCAAGGAATAGGGGCGGGGTTTGTGCCTGATATTCTAAACAAATCCGTTATCGATGAAATTATTAAGGTTAAAAACGAAGAAGCCTTTGAGACTTCAAGAAAGCTATCTAAAAGTGAAGGGCTGCTGGTGGGGATATCTTCAGGAGCAGCTGCCTTTGCAGCAACTCAGATAGCAAAGAGACCTGAGAATAAAGGTAAGACAATAGTTGTTCTTCTGCCTGATACCGGTGAAAGGTACTTGTCGACTGTGTTATTCCAGGAAAGCTGA
- a CDS encoding PHP domain-containing protein: MKVAIDLHIHSALSPCSDNDMTPNNIVNMASLKGLDIIAVTDHNSMENYSAIAKCAENANILAVPGMELETREEVHLICLFPGKVAAFRMQEYIYELLPKIDNRSEVFGQQIMMNEYDEIVGYHKNMLITAVNIGLDDACRLVKELGGVAIPAHIDRNSYSVISNLGLIPQHLDFKFIEISKSCNLEELLEKYSYLNRYNFIRSSDAHTLGNILERECFIELEELSMECLISKLGEGKNSD; this comes from the coding sequence ATGAAGGTTGCAATAGACCTGCATATACACTCTGCGCTGTCGCCTTGTTCAGATAATGATATGACTCCGAATAATATAGTAAATATGGCCTCTTTAAAGGGATTGGATATAATTGCAGTAACCGATCATAACTCTATGGAAAACTATAGTGCCATAGCCAAATGTGCAGAAAATGCCAATATATTGGCAGTCCCCGGAATGGAGCTTGAAACCAGGGAAGAGGTGCATCTGATATGCCTCTTTCCGGGGAAGGTCGCTGCTTTCAGGATGCAGGAGTATATCTATGAACTGCTTCCGAAGATTGATAACCGCAGCGAAGTATTTGGACAGCAAATAATGATGAATGAATATGATGAAATAGTGGGCTATCACAAAAATATGCTGATAACTGCAGTAAATATAGGTTTGGATGATGCATGCAGATTGGTAAAGGAGCTTGGGGGAGTTGCTATTCCTGCTCATATCGACAGAAATTCCTATAGTGTAATATCAAACCTTGGTCTTATTCCGCAGCATCTTGATTTTAAATTTATAGAAATTTCTAAAAGCTGTAATCTTGAAGAATTACTTGAAAAATATTCTTATCTTAACAGATATAACTTTATAAGATCTTCTGATGCACATACACTTGGTAATATTCTTGAAAGGGAATGCTTTATTGAGCTGGAGGAATTGAGTATGGAATGCTTGATAAGCAAACTCGGTGAAGGTAAAAATTCTGACTAA
- a CDS encoding DRTGG domain-containing protein, translating into MRVEEFAQKLDMKVIAGEKNLDKEVSGMYVCDLMSWVMSHASRGDAWITVHTHLNVIAVALLTEVACVIIPEGIAVDENTINKANEEGVVLLGTTVRAYEICWKAHNLLG; encoded by the coding sequence GTGAGGGTTGAAGAGTTTGCACAAAAGCTGGATATGAAGGTAATTGCAGGGGAAAAGAATCTTGATAAAGAAGTTTCGGGTATGTATGTATGCGATCTGATGAGTTGGGTCATGTCACATGCTTCGAGGGGGGATGCATGGATAACTGTCCATACTCATCTTAACGTCATCGCAGTTGCTTTACTTACGGAAGTTGCATGCGTAATCATACCTGAGGGTATTGCAGTTGATGAAAATACAATCAACAAGGCAAATGAGGAAGGCGTGGTTTTACTGGGAACAACTGTGAGGGCATATGAAATATGCTGGAAGGCTCATAATTTGTTAGGGTAA